The following are from one region of the Nicotiana tabacum cultivar K326 chromosome 3, ASM71507v2, whole genome shotgun sequence genome:
- the LOC107798316 gene encoding RING-H2 finger protein ATL46-like: MICSFAEVRSQRWVSGSTHLKNSWIQHQKDGVFTYPPPLFPPSAPSFGSSSNFHNEPNTSSSSNKISPAVLFIIVILAVLFFISGLLHLLVRFLIKHPSSSASSQSNGYPEVSTSDALQRQLQQLFHLHDSGLDQAFIDALPVFMYKEVVGPKEPFDCAVCLCEFSDKDKLRLLPTCSHAFHINCIDTWLLSNSTCPLCRGALYNPGFPIENPMFDFDEPREDDGYCGNVDHEFSTSHKTIEIEEVAGAKATFPVRLGKFRKLDNGAGEGEGVGESSSSNLDARRCFSMGSYQYVVGDVNLKVALSSERKANNMNRANLVERDPTPSIDEDNEGKKIGIGTKTDSYSVSKIWLWSKRGKFASSSDCQMDDRPPSSMDLPWLRRTEGM, encoded by the coding sequence ATGATTTGTTCATTTGCTGAAGTTAGGTCACAAAGATGGGTTTCTGGGAGTACCCATTTGAAAAATTCTTGGATTCAACATCAAAAAGATGGTGTTTTTACATACCCCCCACCTCTATTCCCCCCATCTGCTCCTTCATTTGGCTCAAGTTCTAATTTTCACAATGAACCAAACActtctagttcttccaacaaaATTAGTCCAGCTGTTCTTTTTATTATAGTAATATTAGCTGTCCTATTTTTCATATCTGGTTTACTCCATTTGCTAGTTAGATTCCTTATCAAACACCCTTCTTCTTCAGCATCATCTCAGTCTAATGGATACCCTGAAGTTTCTACTTCAGATGCTTTACAAAGACAGTTACAGCAGCTCTTCCATTTACATGATTCTGGTTTGGATCAAGCATTTATTGATGCATTACCTGTCTTTATGTACAAAGAGGTTGTCGGTCCTAAAGAGCCATTTGATTGTGCTGTTTGTTTGTGTGAATTCTCTGACAAGGATAAATTGAGATTGCTTCCTACTTGCAGCCATGCTTTTCATATTAACTGCATTGATACTTGGCTCCTCTCTAACTCAACATGCCCCCTTTGTCGAGGAGCCCTTTACAATCCTGGTTTTCCAATAGAAAATCCAATGTTTGATTTCGATGAGCCAAGAGAAGATGATGGATATTGTGGTAATGTGGATCATGAGTTCTCCACTTCTCATAAAACAATTGAAATAGAAGAAGTTGCAGGTGCTAAAGCGACTTTTCCTGTTCGACTTGGTAAGTTTCGAAAATTGGATAATGGAGCAGGGGAAGGAGAAGGTGTAGGAGAAAGCAGTAGTAGTAATTTGGATGCTAGAAGGTGCTTTTCAATGGGTTCATATCAGTATGTGGTCGGTGATGTTAATCTTAAAGTAGCCTTGAGCAGTGAACGGAAGGCAAACAATATGAATCGAGCCAATTTAGTAGAGAGGGATCCTACTCCATCAATTGATGAAGATAATGAGGGGAAAAAGATAGGTATTGGGACAAAAACAGATAGCTATTCTGTTTCCAAGATTTGGCTATGGTCGAAAAGAGGCAAATTCGCGAGTTCTTCAGACTGTCAAATGGACGATCGACCTCCTTCTAGTATGGACTTGCCATGGCTTAGAAGAACAGAAGGCATGTAG